Proteins encoded by one window of Cylindrospermum stagnale PCC 7417:
- the mrdA gene encoding penicillin-binding protein 2, whose protein sequence is MDILPTSLLSIKKDTRTVGRGFQSIFLIVFTLLMMSGIGTRLAYLQISEGTKLRQRAEANRIRMILKQPERGNIFDRKGKLLASTRYPRSVYLWPMAHTKPSWSVVGPRLAKILDIPQSEMEQKLEKAGANSSSLIRIARDLNEAQITVLKEYTNELSGVEINTEAVRYYPHGDKLAHILGYTRELTAEQLEKRKQEGYRLGDVIGQMGVEKAYEQTLRGEWGGQQVEVDGAGRPIRVVGDKQAKAGNDLHLTIDLDLQKAADKALGKYQGAIVAIDPNNGAVLAMTSHPTFDPNIFSKQKLSEKDWKSVQGKDHPLVNRALSAFPPASTYKIITTTAGLESGKFSPDTVLQTFGSLTIGGVTFGEWNHAGFGPLGFPEAMAMSSDTFFYQVGRKVGGPTLIEWSRKYGFGQKTGIEFVNEESKGLVPDEIWKQKVFKIPWTVGDTINMSIGQGALQVTPLQAAIMFAVPANGGYRVKPHLLKDHEQAKSWRESLEMKPSTLKVLRDGLRKVVSDGTGKRLNVPSIAPASGKSGTAEAGAGRPNHTWFGAYAPSDKPEIVVVAFGENSGDHGGTICGPMALQVLEAYFQHNYPGKYQKAQSGESETETHNSANTTDD, encoded by the coding sequence ACTCCGGCAGCGTGCCGAGGCCAATCGGATTCGGATGATTCTCAAACAGCCGGAACGGGGCAATATCTTTGACCGTAAAGGCAAACTTTTAGCTAGTACTCGCTATCCCCGGTCTGTATATTTATGGCCGATGGCACATACTAAGCCCTCATGGTCAGTTGTGGGGCCACGGCTAGCAAAAATTCTCGATATTCCCCAATCCGAGATGGAACAGAAACTAGAAAAAGCTGGTGCTAACTCTTCTTCTCTCATCCGCATTGCTCGCGACCTGAATGAAGCCCAAATTACAGTATTAAAGGAGTATACAAATGAACTCTCAGGCGTAGAAATCAATACAGAAGCCGTTCGCTACTACCCCCACGGCGATAAATTGGCTCATATACTCGGCTATACCCGTGAACTGACTGCCGAACAGTTAGAAAAAAGAAAGCAGGAAGGCTACCGTCTGGGAGATGTGATTGGTCAGATGGGGGTGGAAAAAGCTTATGAGCAAACCCTACGGGGAGAATGGGGTGGTCAGCAGGTAGAAGTGGATGGTGCTGGTCGCCCAATCCGGGTTGTGGGAGATAAACAGGCAAAGGCTGGTAATGATCTACACTTAACTATAGATTTGGATCTGCAAAAGGCAGCTGACAAAGCTTTAGGAAAATACCAAGGTGCGATCGTCGCCATCGATCCAAATAACGGTGCTGTCTTAGCAATGACATCTCACCCCACCTTTGACCCAAATATCTTCTCCAAGCAAAAACTCTCCGAAAAAGACTGGAAAAGCGTCCAAGGTAAAGATCATCCTTTGGTTAATCGCGCCCTGAGTGCCTTTCCTCCCGCCAGCACTTATAAAATTATCACCACGACAGCAGGGCTGGAATCGGGCAAATTTTCTCCTGATACAGTACTACAAACCTTTGGCTCCCTGACCATCGGTGGTGTGACCTTTGGTGAATGGAATCACGCCGGATTTGGCCCGTTGGGATTTCCGGAGGCGATGGCTATGAGTAGTGATACTTTCTTCTATCAAGTTGGCAGGAAAGTCGGTGGCCCTACTTTGATCGAATGGAGTCGCAAATATGGGTTTGGTCAAAAAACTGGTATTGAGTTTGTTAATGAAGAATCCAAAGGCTTAGTTCCCGATGAAATCTGGAAACAGAAAGTTTTTAAGATCCCTTGGACTGTAGGCGACACCATTAATATGTCAATTGGTCAAGGTGCTTTGCAAGTCACACCCCTGCAAGCAGCAATTATGTTTGCTGTGCCGGCTAATGGTGGTTACCGAGTCAAGCCGCATTTGCTCAAAGACCATGAACAAGCAAAAAGCTGGCGAGAATCCTTAGAAATGAAGCCGTCAACGCTCAAAGTTCTCCGCGACGGACTGCGGAAGGTGGTGAGTGATGGCACCGGTAAACGCTTAAATGTGCCATCAATTGCTCCTGCATCGGGCAAGAGTGGTACAGCTGAAGCCGGTGCTGGTCGCCCAAATCATACTTGGTTTGGTGCCTATGCCCCTAGTGATAAACCAGAAATTGTGGTTGTGGCCTTTGGTGAAAACTCCGGCGATCATGGCGGGACTATTTGTGGTCCAATGGCTTTGCAAGTGCTAGAAGCCTATTTTCAGCATAATTACCCTGGCAAATATCAGAAAGCCCAGTCTGGGGAATCAGAAACTGAGACTCATAATTCCGCAAATACAACTGACGACTAA
- the mrdA gene encoding penicillin-binding protein 2, with translation MTLLHPSPLSGQKNTRTVGRNFQPLFIIIFTLLMISGIGVRLAYLQIVEGANHRKRAESNRIRMIPKQPERGNVFDRNGKLLASTRYPRSVYLWPMAHTKPSWSVVGPRLAKILDIPPLEMEEKLEKAGANSSTLIRIARNLNEAEITALKEYTNELPDVEIHTEAVRYYPHGEELAHILGYTRELTPEQLEKKKPLGYRLGDVIGQMGVEKAYEKTLRGEWGGQRVEVDGAGRPLRVLGEKQAKAGKDLHLTIDLEMQKAAQKALKNRNGAIVALDPKNGAVLAMVSYPTFDPNIFSKQKLSQKDWKTVQGDEHPLVNRALSAFPPASTFKIVTTTAGLESGKFSPNTVLQTYGSLTIGGTRFGEWNHAGFGPLGFVGAMAMSSDTFFYQIGRGVGGPALIEWTRKYGFGQKTGFEFTSEEAKGLVPDETWKQKVFKMPWTVGDSINMSIGQGALQTTPLQVAVMFAVPANGGYRVKPHLLKDREDASIWRESLNMKPETVKVLQQGLRKVVSDGTGKTLKQPTVPPVAGKSGTAEAWRRGVKENHAWFGAYAPADKPEILIVAFAEHSGGGGGSVAAPMILEVMEGYFSRKYPGKYKK, from the coding sequence ATGACCTTGTTGCACCCATCTCCACTGAGCGGACAAAAAAATACACGTACAGTTGGCCGGAATTTCCAGCCGCTATTTATAATCATATTTACCTTGTTGATGATTTCGGGAATAGGCGTTCGTTTGGCTTATTTGCAAATTGTTGAAGGAGCAAACCACCGAAAACGGGCAGAGTCCAACCGGATTCGGATGATTCCCAAACAGCCTGAACGAGGGAACGTCTTTGACCGCAATGGCAAACTTTTAGCTAGTACACGCTATCCCCGGTCTGTATATTTGTGGCCGATGGCACATACTAAGCCTTCATGGTCAGTTGTGGGACCGCGTCTGGCGAAAATTCTTGATATCCCCCCATTAGAGATGGAAGAGAAACTAGAAAAGGCTGGTGCTAACTCTTCTACTCTCATCCGCATTGCTCGCAACCTGAATGAAGCAGAAATCACGGCTTTGAAGGAGTATACAAATGAACTCCCAGATGTAGAAATTCATACGGAAGCAGTTCGTTATTATCCCCACGGTGAGGAATTGGCCCATATACTCGGTTACACCCGTGAACTAACTCCTGAACAGTTAGAGAAAAAGAAGCCGTTAGGCTACCGTCTGGGAGATGTGATTGGTCAGATGGGGGTGGAAAAGGCTTATGAGAAAACCCTACGGGGTGAATGGGGTGGTCAGCGGGTAGAAGTGGATGGTGCTGGTAGACCACTCCGGGTTTTGGGAGAGAAACAGGCAAAAGCTGGTAAAGACTTGCACTTGACGATAGATTTGGAGATGCAAAAGGCTGCTCAAAAAGCTTTAAAGAATCGCAACGGTGCGATCGTCGCCCTTGACCCAAAAAACGGTGCTGTCTTAGCAATGGTGTCTTACCCCACCTTCGACCCCAATATTTTCTCTAAGCAAAAACTCTCCCAAAAAGATTGGAAAACTGTCCAAGGTGACGAGCATCCTTTGGTCAATCGTGCCCTCAGTGCCTTTCCCCCCGCTAGTACTTTTAAAATTGTCACCACCACAGCCGGGCTAGAATCAGGTAAATTTTCCCCTAACACTGTGCTACAAACCTACGGTTCTTTAACTATTGGCGGTACCCGTTTTGGTGAGTGGAATCATGCCGGATTTGGCCCCTTGGGTTTTGTCGGGGCGATGGCTATGAGTAGTGATACTTTCTTTTATCAAATTGGTCGGGGGGTTGGCGGGCCAGCTTTGATTGAATGGACTCGCAAATATGGATTTGGTCAAAAAACTGGCTTTGAGTTTACCTCAGAAGAAGCAAAAGGTTTAGTTCCTGATGAGACTTGGAAGCAGAAAGTTTTTAAAATGCCTTGGACTGTAGGCGATAGCATTAATATGTCAATTGGTCAAGGTGCTTTACAAACTACTCCTCTGCAAGTAGCTGTGATGTTCGCTGTACCTGCTAATGGTGGTTATCGTGTCAAGCCGCATTTGCTCAAAGATCGTGAAGACGCAAGCATCTGGCGAGAGTCGCTAAATATGAAGCCGGAAACTGTCAAAGTTCTCCAACAGGGGCTGCGGAAGGTGGTGTCTGATGGTACGGGTAAGACTTTGAAACAGCCAACAGTTCCTCCAGTTGCTGGTAAAAGTGGCACAGCGGAAGCTTGGAGGCGTGGGGTGAAAGAAAATCACGCTTGGTTTGGTGCTTATGCTCCCGCTGATAAACCAGAAATTTTGATTGTCGCTTTTGCTGAACATTCTGGGGGTGGCGGTGGCAGTGTTGCTGCACCGATGATTTTAGAAGTGATGGAAGGTTATTTTTCGCGGAAGTATCCAGGGAAATATAAGAAATAA
- a CDS encoding M15 family metallopeptidase translates to MNKAGVPGKPQNSSASSGDDIPVALRDHPDVATKIRLPAQVLLIGGLVGFLLLAVISGFLFFVTVPKKTDNSQPTPASTASAPNTQTDNSVNTPGNNNDTILGHLAYPEAVESELAAISADGRMRMRKVAAEKFQAMSQAARSAGVILVPISGFRSVKEQEQLFFAVGAQRNQTPAQRAALSAPPGHSEHHTGYAADIGDGAVPATNLQANFDNTKAYQWLQTNAARFGFELSFPKDNPQGVSYEPWHWRFVGDRDSLETFYKARNLRPTQPQ, encoded by the coding sequence TTGAATAAGGCTGGGGTTCCTGGAAAACCGCAAAACTCATCGGCTTCATCTGGCGATGATATTCCAGTGGCTTTACGCGATCATCCAGATGTAGCAACCAAGATCCGCTTGCCAGCCCAGGTTTTGCTGATTGGGGGACTAGTGGGATTTTTGCTGCTGGCGGTAATTAGTGGGTTTTTGTTTTTCGTGACTGTACCCAAAAAAACAGATAATTCTCAACCAACGCCTGCTAGTACAGCATCTGCACCAAATACACAAACTGATAATTCTGTCAATACACCTGGGAATAATAACGATACTATATTGGGGCATTTGGCATATCCAGAAGCAGTTGAGTCAGAACTAGCTGCAATTTCCGCAGATGGACGCATGAGAATGCGAAAAGTTGCTGCCGAAAAGTTTCAGGCGATGTCGCAAGCAGCGCGGAGTGCGGGTGTCATTTTAGTACCAATTTCTGGATTTCGCTCAGTTAAAGAGCAAGAGCAGTTGTTTTTTGCTGTTGGTGCCCAGCGCAATCAAACCCCAGCACAAAGAGCCGCTCTCAGCGCTCCTCCTGGTCATAGTGAACATCATACAGGTTACGCTGCGGATATTGGTGACGGCGCAGTACCAGCAACAAATCTCCAAGCTAATTTCGACAATACTAAGGCTTATCAGTGGCTACAAACAAATGCAGCTCGTTTCGGTTTTGAGTTGTCTTTTCCCAAAGATAATCCCCAAGGTGTGAGTTATGAACCTTGGCACTGGCGTTTTGTTGGCGATCGCGATAGCTTGGAAACATTCTACAAAGCCAGAAATCTCAGACCCACTCAGCCCCAATAA